A single Ignavibacteriota bacterium DNA region contains:
- a CDS encoding helix-turn-helix domain-containing protein, with product MPRQKKTKNESEILLTIKEAAGLLKVSEVSVKRYISKEIIPSVKIGGARRIVKNDVWDNFVEKNRQELKLKSNKVSEADPPYTVKREIEKELKKTKLGFNNLTPTEWALLSKNVIDEKEILNPVWNDLSSPRNKYQLEHGAVYPVKLAERLIKMYSAEGDTVFDPFLGIGSTIIAAHGLNRHGAGIELNPKFSNIAQQWLNDVQGLFANDKHYKVINDDCRNMLMHIRKDKIQLTVTSPPYADFIQRSLKDRATVHKTSIITHENNSTVKQYSDHEHDFGNLPYKDFLKGIKHILKDNLEVTKPGGYSCWVVKDYRNTKNKIPYVPFHSDLAAVGQEVGWLYQDLIIWDQTGQRRLVLLGYPSVFYVNQNCSFIVVFRKPK from the coding sequence ATGCCGAGACAAAAGAAAACAAAGAATGAAAGTGAAATATTGCTCACTATAAAAGAGGCTGCGGGATTACTTAAAGTTTCCGAGGTTTCCGTAAAGCGATATATTTCTAAAGAAATAATACCATCTGTAAAAATTGGTGGTGCAAGACGTATAGTCAAGAATGATGTTTGGGATAATTTTGTTGAAAAGAATCGTCAAGAACTCAAATTAAAATCGAATAAAGTTTCTGAAGCTGACCCCCCTTACACAGTAAAGCGGGAAATAGAGAAAGAATTAAAAAAAACTAAACTAGGTTTTAACAATCTCACACCGACAGAATGGGCTCTGCTCTCGAAAAACGTCATTGATGAAAAAGAGATTCTCAATCCAGTCTGGAATGATCTTTCTTCTCCAAGAAACAAATATCAATTAGAACATGGAGCTGTTTATCCGGTAAAACTTGCTGAACGACTAATAAAAATGTATTCAGCGGAAGGTGACACAGTGTTTGACCCTTTCCTTGGAATTGGTTCAACAATAATTGCGGCACATGGACTTAACAGGCATGGAGCAGGCATTGAACTCAATCCTAAATTTTCCAACATCGCACAGCAATGGTTAAATGATGTGCAGGGACTTTTTGCAAACGACAAACATTACAAAGTCATTAATGATGATTGTCGAAATATGCTAATGCATATCCGAAAAGATAAAATTCAACTTACAGTTACCTCGCCGCCGTATGCTGATTTTATTCAAAGATCATTAAAGGACAGAGCAACTGTTCATAAGACATCAATCATCACACACGAAAACAACAGCACGGTAAAACAATATAGCGACCATGAACATGACTTTGGTAATTTGCCTTACAAAGATTTTTTGAAAGGAATTAAACATATCTTGAAGGATAATTTGGAGGTCACAAAGCCGGGAGGTTATTCATGTTGGGTGGTGAAAGATTATAGAAACACGAAAAATAAGATTCCGTATGTACCTTTCCATTCTGACTTAGCAGCAGTTGGACAGGAAGTTGGATGGTTATATCAGGATTTAATTATTTGGGACCAAACTGGACAAAGAAGATTAGTGTTACTTGGATATCCAAGCGTATTTTATGTTAATCAAAATTGTTCATTTATTGTTGTATTTAGAAAACCGAAGTAA